From the genome of Ignavibacteriales bacterium, one region includes:
- a CDS encoding DUF2752 domain-containing protein: protein MKKIKSILKIVEWEGILWMAGLIYLVFINPYQVQYFTLCPFHNLGISFCPGCGLGRSISFFYHADLFHSIKTHPLGIIAFLIINARIIKLFIRMYNNYHKSNEVIYG, encoded by the coding sequence ATGAAGAAGATCAAATCAATTCTAAAAATAGTTGAGTGGGAAGGAATTCTATGGATGGCGGGATTAATTTATCTGGTCTTCATTAATCCATACCAGGTTCAGTATTTCACTCTCTGCCCATTTCATAATCTGGGAATATCATTTTGCCCCGGATGCGGTCTGGGAAGATCTATTTCATTCTTCTATCACGCCGATTTATTTCATTCGATTAAAACTCATCCGCTCGGTATAATAGCTTTTCTAATAATTAATGCACGCATAATAAAACTTTTCATTCGAATGTATAACAACTATCACAAATCAAATGAGGTTATTTATGGCTAA
- the aat gene encoding leucyl/phenylalanyl-tRNA--protein transferase, with the protein MSNKNFFSKKESLLPENMILMYARGAFPMADDTGEIDWYMPNVRAIIPLDSFNIPRSLKKFYLSADYEYSFDANSLEVITQCANRESTWISAELIEAYKGLHRLGYLHSVEVTQDGKLVGGLYGIAYRGAFFGESMFSKISQASKCALVKLIERLLEKGFTLLDVQYQTDHLKMFGSKEIPFEEFSNMLFEAYKQNVVFR; encoded by the coding sequence ATGAGTAACAAAAATTTTTTTTCGAAGAAGGAATCGCTTCTGCCGGAAAATATGATTTTGATGTATGCTCGCGGTGCATTCCCAATGGCAGATGATACGGGAGAAATCGATTGGTACATGCCAAATGTCCGCGCAATTATTCCTCTTGATTCTTTCAACATTCCCCGCTCGCTCAAAAAATTTTATTTATCAGCCGATTATGAATATTCTTTCGATGCAAATTCTCTTGAAGTAATTACACAATGCGCCAATAGAGAATCAACATGGATTTCAGCGGAGCTGATCGAAGCGTATAAAGGTTTGCATCGACTCGGTTATTTGCACTCTGTAGAAGTTACGCAAGACGGGAAATTGGTAGGAGGATTGTACGGTATTGCATACCGGGGAGCATTCTTTGGCGAGTCAATGTTCTCAAAAATTTCACAAGCATCAAAATGTGCTCTTGTGAAATTGATCGAGCGGCTTCTTGAAAAGGGATTCACACTTCTTGATGTTCAATATCAAACCGATCATCTAAAAATGTTCGGATCAAAAGAAATTCCATTTGAAGAATTCTCGAACATGTTATTTGAAGCCTACAAACAAAATGTGGTATTCCGCTAA
- a CDS encoding class II fructose-1,6-bisphosphate aldolase: MTTYKELGLVNSKELFAKAVKGGYAIPAFNFNNLEQLQAIIGACVETKSPVILQVSSGARKYANQTLLKHLAKGAVDYAHELGYDIPIVLHLDHGDKLELCKACVESGFSSVMIDGSHHPYDKNVELTAQVVEYAHKYDVSVEGELGVLAGIEDEVSSAVTHYTKPEEVEDFVKKTGVDSLAISIGTSHGANKFTPAQCTRNADGILIPPPLRFDILEECERRIPGFPIVLHGASSVPPELVKIINSNGGKLNDAVGIPEEQLRRAAASAVCKVNIDSDGRLAMTAAIRKAFMDNPAEFDPRKYLGPARDALKVLYKHKIVDVLGSANKA; encoded by the coding sequence ATGACTACTTACAAAGAATTAGGATTGGTAAATTCGAAAGAACTTTTTGCAAAAGCAGTTAAAGGCGGATACGCTATTCCCGCATTTAATTTTAACAACCTCGAACAATTGCAAGCGATTATCGGTGCGTGCGTTGAAACGAAATCACCGGTTATTCTACAAGTATCCAGCGGCGCTCGTAAATATGCAAACCAAACTTTGCTAAAACATTTGGCAAAAGGCGCTGTTGATTACGCACATGAATTGGGTTATGATATTCCAATCGTTCTGCATCTTGATCATGGTGATAAATTGGAACTTTGCAAAGCATGTGTTGAATCCGGATTTTCTTCCGTGATGATTGACGGTTCTCATCACCCTTACGATAAGAATGTTGAACTTACTGCTCAAGTGGTTGAGTATGCTCATAAATATGATGTAAGCGTTGAGGGCGAACTTGGAGTTTTAGCAGGAATTGAAGATGAAGTATCAAGCGCTGTTACACACTACACTAAACCGGAAGAAGTAGAAGACTTTGTAAAAAAAACGGGCGTTGATTCATTAGCAATATCTATCGGAACATCTCACGGCGCCAACAAATTCACACCGGCGCAATGTACACGTAACGCAGACGGAATTTTGATTCCTCCTCCACTACGATTCGATATACTGGAAGAATGTGAAAGAAGAATTCCAGGATTTCCGATTGTACTACACGGCGCTTCATCAGTGCCCCCGGAACTTGTAAAGATTATAAACAGCAATGGCGGAAAATTAAACGACGCAGTTGGAATTCCGGAAGAACAATTACGCCGTGCAGCCGCATCTGCTGTTTGTAAAGTTAATATTGATTCAGACGGCAGACTTGCTATGACCGCTGCAATCCGCAAAGCATTTATGGATAATCCGGCTGAGTTCGATCCGCGTAAATATCTTGGACCTGCTCGTGATGCATTGAAAGTATTGTACAAACACAAAATTGTTGATGTACTTGGAAGCGCAAACAAAGCATAA
- the cysK gene encoding cysteine synthase A: protein MKAFNILQTIGNTPHVKINNLFGNKNEIWMKLEKANPGGSIKDRIALSMIEDAEKKGILKPDSIIVEPTSGNTGIGLAMVAAVKKYELILIMPESMSIERRKIMTAYGAKLELTPRELGMKGAIAKANEYAANNPKVWIPQQFENQANVEVHIRTTAQEILNDFPEGFDYLITGVGTGGHITGVSKILKAKFPKLKVIAVEPSASPVLSGGQPGPHPLQGLGAGFIPKILDTSLIDEVITITKEEAYEFIQRAAKEEALFVGISTGAALAAVSKKLRSLSEGEKILTFNYDTGERYLSVEGLF, encoded by the coding sequence ATGAAAGCATTTAATATATTACAGACCATCGGCAATACACCGCATGTCAAAATCAATAACCTTTTTGGAAATAAAAATGAAATCTGGATGAAACTCGAAAAAGCGAATCCCGGTGGAAGCATCAAAGATAGAATTGCACTGTCAATGATTGAAGACGCTGAGAAGAAAGGAATTCTTAAACCGGATAGTATAATTGTAGAACCAACGTCCGGCAATACGGGCATTGGTTTGGCGATGGTTGCCGCAGTTAAGAAATATGAGTTAATTCTTATTATGCCGGAATCAATGTCGATAGAAAGAAGAAAAATAATGACCGCTTACGGCGCTAAACTGGAATTAACTCCGCGCGAACTTGGCATGAAAGGAGCAATTGCAAAAGCAAATGAGTATGCCGCAAATAATCCAAAAGTTTGGATTCCCCAGCAATTTGAAAATCAAGCAAATGTTGAAGTACATATACGAACTACTGCTCAAGAAATTTTAAATGATTTTCCAGAGGGATTTGATTATTTAATAACCGGAGTTGGAACCGGCGGACACATTACAGGAGTATCAAAAATTCTAAAAGCAAAATTTCCAAAACTAAAAGTCATTGCAGTTGAACCTTCGGCCTCACCGGTGCTCTCGGGCGGACAACCGGGACCGCATCCATTACAAGGTCTTGGTGCCGGGTTTATTCCTAAAATTCTTGATACATCATTGATAGATGAAGTAATAACGATTACGAAAGAAGAAGCGTATGAGTTTATACAAAGAGCCGCGAAAGAAGAAGCTTTGTTTGTTGGAATTTCCACCGGCGCTGCATTAGCTGCAGTTTCAAAAAAATTGCGTTCGCTCAGTGAAGGGGAAAAAATCCTTACATTCAATTATGATACAGGCGAAAGATATCTTTCAGTAGAGGGTTTATTCTAA
- a CDS encoding CBS domain-containing protein has protein sequence MKTLKDTLVTKTLLSVKSGTSIYDVVCMMAEHNIGLVPILSEDGKLLGVFSERDLVRRVIAKGLDLKTTLVEDIMTKDLVLADVSETYEQCLQKMKDRGIRHIVIIENEKLAGILSIKDLLEMDIKVHRETIEVLHNYIYSK, from the coding sequence ATGAAAACTTTAAAAGATACATTAGTAACAAAAACACTTCTCTCTGTAAAATCCGGCACCAGTATTTATGATGTTGTATGCATGATGGCCGAACACAATATTGGTCTTGTCCCGATTCTTTCGGAAGATGGGAAATTATTGGGAGTTTTTTCCGAACGCGATTTAGTAAGAAGAGTAATCGCAAAAGGGCTGGACTTAAAAACGACTCTTGTTGAAGATATTATGACAAAAGATTTGGTCCTTGCAGATGTTAGTGAAACTTACGAACAGTGTCTGCAAAAAATGAAAGACCGCGGAATAAGGCATATTGTAATTATTGAAAACGAAAAATTAGCCGGTATATTGTCTATCAAGGATTTACTTGAGATGGATATCAAAGTGCATCGAGAGACAATAGAAGTACTTCATAATTATATTTACTCAAAGTAG
- the wtpA gene encoding tungstate ABC transporter substrate-binding protein WtpA has product MNDFGKLYERILIVRLCSPKIKVFDQMNVFSLKKAFFLFLLIYGSVNAQNQNQLIIFHAGSLTVPFEKIINGFKKENPGIEVLKEIAGSRECARKISELKKPCDIFASADYMVIDQLLIPQYADWNLKFATNEMAIVFTDKSRRANEINQKNWFEILLDKNISVGRADPNADPCGYRTILTMKLAEIFYNKKGLAEKLIKKDHEYIRPKEVDLLALLEEGELDYIFLYRSVAEQHGLKFLILPDKINLKRAELENYYKQVSVELNGKKPGEKIYQEGSSMVYGVTIPKNSPNYSLAKKFIHYLMDKKKGLKVIQEFGQPTVIPSVCDAYNKLPDDLKKYALKKK; this is encoded by the coding sequence ATGAACGATTTTGGAAAGTTGTATGAAAGAATATTAATTGTTAGACTTTGCTCGCCAAAAATAAAGGTATTTGATCAAATGAATGTTTTTTCTCTAAAAAAAGCATTTTTTCTATTTTTATTGATTTACGGATCTGTAAATGCTCAAAATCAAAACCAGTTAATAATTTTCCATGCGGGAAGTTTAACTGTTCCTTTCGAAAAAATTATTAACGGATTCAAGAAGGAGAATCCCGGCATTGAAGTACTAAAAGAAATTGCCGGAAGCCGTGAATGCGCCAGAAAAATTTCCGAATTGAAGAAACCGTGCGATATTTTTGCTTCGGCAGATTATATGGTGATCGATCAGTTGTTAATTCCACAATACGCAGATTGGAACTTGAAATTTGCTACAAATGAAATGGCAATTGTTTTCACTGATAAATCCCGCAGAGCTAACGAGATTAATCAAAAAAACTGGTTCGAAATTCTACTTGATAAAAATATTTCTGTTGGACGGGCTGATCCCAATGCCGATCCATGCGGCTATAGAACTATATTAACTATGAAACTCGCAGAAATATTTTATAACAAAAAGGGATTGGCAGAAAAGCTGATCAAAAAAGATCATGAATACATACGTCCGAAGGAGGTAGACCTTCTCGCGCTTCTTGAAGAGGGAGAGCTTGATTACATTTTTCTTTACAGATCGGTTGCGGAACAGCATGGATTAAAATTTTTGATATTGCCCGATAAAATAAATTTGAAAAGAGCAGAACTTGAAAATTATTACAAACAGGTTTCTGTAGAATTGAACGGGAAGAAACCTGGAGAAAAAATTTATCAAGAAGGTTCATCAATGGTTTACGGTGTTACAATTCCTAAAAACTCGCCTAACTATTCTCTGGCAAAAAAATTCATTCATTACCTTATGGATAAGAAAAAAGGTCTGAAAGTTATACAAGAGTTTGGACAGCCGACCGTGATCCCCTCGGTGTGCGACGCATACAATAAATTGCCGGACGATTTGAAAAAATATGCCTTGAAGAAAAAATAA
- a CDS encoding S28 family serine protease — translation MIAKIKLLFIVLLIVTSTAISQTESQLLKKLKSFKEVTDITPIKHDTTFNEAYELMITQPVDHNKPGGVKFKQKIYLSHKNNSLPVVFVTEGYAAGSSRATELTKILDANQIVVEHRYFGKSVPKKIDWKYLNIKQAAADHHLIVQLFKKIYEGKWISTGISKGGQTTLYFKRFYPDDVDVSVPYVAPINLSAEDPRIYIFLNSVGTQECRDKIIQFQRAFLSKRDEIKNLLMRDVEKKNIRLAWDYDFVLEYMTLEYSFAFWQWGNTKCEDIPAADSPAEKLYDHMVKANPLYFFTEQAMKDFGPFYVQAYNEIGYYGYDLEPFKDLLKEIKDGTNKILVPKDAKVNFDCNVMNDVNTWLQKHGNNIIYIYGGNDTWNATSIQLLGQTNAIKMVKKGGSHGTKIGSFEGEQKEKIYSTLENWLGIKINK, via the coding sequence ATGATTGCAAAGATTAAACTGCTCTTCATAGTTTTATTAATCGTAACATCAACCGCAATTTCTCAAACTGAATCTCAACTCCTTAAAAAATTAAAATCATTCAAAGAAGTAACCGACATTACACCGATTAAGCACGACACAACATTTAACGAAGCATATGAGCTGATGATTACACAACCGGTTGATCACAACAAACCCGGCGGCGTAAAATTCAAACAAAAAATTTATCTGTCTCATAAGAACAATTCTTTGCCGGTTGTATTTGTTACAGAAGGTTATGCTGCAGGCAGCAGCCGCGCAACAGAATTGACAAAAATTTTAGATGCTAATCAAATTGTAGTTGAGCATCGCTACTTTGGAAAGTCTGTTCCGAAGAAAATTGATTGGAAATATTTGAATATCAAACAGGCAGCAGCAGACCATCATCTAATCGTTCAATTATTCAAAAAAATTTATGAAGGGAAATGGATAAGTACCGGAATCAGCAAAGGCGGTCAAACAACACTTTATTTTAAAAGATTTTATCCGGATGATGTTGATGTCTCGGTGCCGTATGTGGCTCCGATAAATCTATCTGCCGAAGATCCGCGAATCTATATATTTTTAAATTCAGTTGGAACGCAGGAATGCCGGGATAAAATAATCCAATTTCAACGTGCATTTTTATCTAAACGGGATGAGATAAAAAATTTACTTATGCGCGACGTGGAGAAAAAAAATATCCGTCTTGCATGGGACTACGATTTTGTGCTCGAGTATATGACTTTGGAATACTCATTTGCATTCTGGCAATGGGGAAATACCAAATGCGAGGATATTCCGGCGGCTGATTCCCCGGCTGAGAAATTATATGATCATATGGTGAAAGCGAATCCCCTCTATTTCTTCACCGAACAGGCAATGAAAGATTTCGGTCCATTTTATGTACAAGCATACAATGAGATTGGTTATTATGGTTATGATTTAGAACCATTCAAAGACTTACTTAAAGAAATCAAAGACGGAACAAATAAAATTCTTGTTCCAAAAGACGCAAAAGTTAATTTCGATTGCAATGTTATGAATGATGTAAACACCTGGCTTCAAAAGCATGGTAATAATATCATCTACATTTACGGAGGGAACGATACCTGGAATGCTACATCGATTCAACTGCTAGGACAAACAAACGCCATAAAGATGGTAAAGAAAGGCGGTTCGCACGGAACCAAAATTGGAAGCTTTGAAGGTGAGCAGAAAGAAAAAATTTACTCAACATTGGAAAATTGGCTTGGAATCAAAATTAATAAATAA
- a CDS encoding pyridoxal-dependent decarboxylase, which yields MSKSKSFGDMPAEEFKKYGYELIDWVANYLENVGSFPVLPNIKPGEIKSHLPVSAPKSGEDINKIIADVDKIILPGTTHWQHPNFMAYFNSSASGPGILAELLSAAFNVNGMVWKSAPASTELEETVLSWFRELMNLPKEFKGIIYDTASVSSMHAIASARESIEYDIRKKGMSGAPKLKLYCSEHAHSSIDKGALTLGIGLDGIRKIPVDSEFKMIPSELETAIKEDRANGFLPFCVVATIGTTSTTSVDPVDEIATICEREKIWLHVDGAHAGVTAMLPEMNNHFKDLERADSFVVNPHKWLFVPVDLSILFTRKPEVLKEAFSLVAEYLKTAEDSVVENYMDYGIQLGRRFRSLKLWFVLRYFGVEGLQSRLREHIRLGQLFAKWIDVDQSFERLAPTPFSTICFRAKPVNENDETKLNELNETLMNAINSTGKVFLTHTKLNRKFTIRLVISGLRTEEKHVELAWKVIHEELNKILLKEKSDG from the coding sequence ATGAGCAAGAGCAAGAGTTTTGGCGATATGCCAGCGGAAGAATTTAAAAAGTATGGCTACGAATTAATTGATTGGGTTGCCAATTATCTTGAAAATGTCGGATCATTTCCTGTGCTGCCAAACATTAAACCGGGAGAGATTAAATCTCATTTGCCCGTCAGCGCACCTAAAAGTGGTGAAGATATAAATAAAATTATAGCCGATGTTGATAAAATAATTTTACCCGGCACGACTCATTGGCAGCACCCGAACTTTATGGCATATTTTAATTCCTCCGCCAGCGGACCGGGAATACTCGCCGAACTTCTGAGCGCGGCATTTAATGTTAATGGCATGGTCTGGAAATCCGCACCCGCATCTACCGAACTTGAAGAAACTGTTTTGAGTTGGTTTCGTGAATTAATGAATCTGCCTAAAGAGTTTAAAGGAATAATTTATGATACCGCCTCAGTAAGTTCGATGCACGCTATTGCCTCGGCGCGAGAATCAATTGAGTATGATATTCGGAAGAAAGGAATGAGCGGCGCTCCTAAATTAAAATTGTATTGTTCGGAACATGCGCATTCATCAATAGATAAAGGGGCGCTCACACTCGGAATCGGATTAGACGGAATTAGAAAAATTCCGGTCGATTCTGAATTCAAAATGATTCCGTCTGAACTTGAAACAGCAATTAAGGAAGACCGTGCAAATGGATTCTTACCTTTTTGTGTAGTAGCAACAATCGGAACTACATCAACAACAAGTGTCGATCCGGTTGATGAGATCGCAACTATTTGCGAGCGTGAAAAAATCTGGCTTCATGTTGACGGTGCACATGCCGGTGTAACGGCGATGCTTCCGGAAATGAATAATCATTTCAAAGATCTTGAGCGTGCGGATTCTTTTGTTGTGAATCCGCACAAGTGGTTATTTGTTCCTGTTGATTTAAGCATTTTATTTACACGCAAACCGGAAGTTCTTAAAGAAGCATTCTCGCTTGTTGCCGAATATTTAAAAACCGCGGAAGATTCTGTTGTTGAAAATTATATGGATTACGGAATTCAGCTTGGAAGAAGATTCCGCTCATTAAAACTTTGGTTTGTTCTGCGGTATTTCGGTGTAGAAGGTTTGCAATCAAGATTGCGGGAACACATTCGTCTTGGACAGCTTTTTGCAAAATGGATTGATGTAGATCAATCATTCGAACGGTTGGCGCCAACACCATTCAGTACAATCTGTTTTAGAGCAAAACCAGTAAACGAAAATGACGAAACTAAATTAAATGAGTTAAACGAAACACTAATGAACGCAATCAATTCAACGGGCAAAGTTTTTCTTACTCACACAAAATTAAACCGCAAATTCACAATTCGTTTGGTAATATCGGGATTAAGGACAGAAGAAAAACATGTTGAGCTTGCGTGGAAAGTGATTCATGAAGAACTAAATAAAATATTGTTGAAGGAAAAATCCGATGGATAG
- the thiF gene encoding sulfur carrier protein ThiS adenylyltransferase ThiF — protein MNINQIRLRLKNKCVCIAGCGGLGSNAAVALARVGVGKLIIVDYDKIEENNLNRQYFFSDQIGKFKAAALKENINRIDRSIEVEAHIIKLTPIEITKLFAEGDVIVEAFDLAEMKEMIVETVLSEFPNKPIVCGVGLAGWGGSELIKIERHDNLYMVGDHISETSDQDPPLAPRVGVVANMMANVVLEILLGKDK, from the coding sequence ATGAATATCAATCAAATAAGGCTTCGGTTAAAAAACAAATGTGTCTGTATTGCCGGATGCGGCGGTTTAGGTTCAAATGCGGCGGTTGCGCTTGCCCGTGTTGGAGTTGGCAAGTTGATAATAGTAGATTATGATAAAATCGAAGAAAATAATCTTAACCGTCAATATTTTTTCTCCGACCAGATCGGAAAATTTAAAGCGGCTGCTCTCAAAGAGAATATCAATAGAATTGACCGGTCAATTGAAGTGGAAGCTCATATTATTAAACTTACTCCAATTGAGATTACCAAACTTTTCGCAGAAGGAGATGTAATTGTTGAAGCTTTCGATCTTGCCGAAATGAAAGAGATGATAGTTGAAACTGTTTTATCGGAATTTCCGAACAAACCGATCGTATGCGGCGTTGGTCTTGCGGGCTGGGGCGGAAGCGAATTGATCAAAATCGAACGTCATGATAATCTTTATATGGTTGGAGATCATATTTCCGAAACTAGCGATCAAGATCCGCCACTCGCACCGAGAGTTGGAGTCGTTGCTAATATGATGGCGAATGTAGTTTTGGAAATATTATTAGGTAAGGATAAGTAG
- a CDS encoding serine acetyltransferase has product MKQERSKSTLFYDFATTLLDKRQSHSCTSSLKTEAIDFLEELIDFLFSHFSNKIYYTQEDVLAKLQLLERNLVSLLKNLNSHFTEDAASIAKEFTLQIPIIHDRLWADAEAIYQGDPAAESVDEVILAYPGFMAICIYRIAHELYKLNLPIIPRILTEHAHEKTGIDIHPGAKIGSPFFIDHGTGIVIGETSEIGKNVKIYQGVTLGALSVDKSLSQTKRHPTIHDDVIIYSQAVILGGKTVIGEKSVIGGNAWITQSIPANSIVYNKSEVRVRSNQDFEDTIDFII; this is encoded by the coding sequence ATGAAACAAGAACGAAGTAAATCCACTTTATTTTATGATTTTGCAACTACATTACTTGATAAACGGCAATCACATTCATGTACTTCATCTCTGAAGACAGAAGCAATCGATTTTCTTGAAGAACTTATTGATTTTCTTTTTTCACATTTTTCAAACAAAATATATTATACTCAAGAAGATGTTCTGGCAAAACTGCAGCTTCTTGAAAGAAATTTGGTAAGCCTGCTTAAGAATCTAAATTCTCATTTTACTGAAGATGCCGCTTCTATTGCAAAAGAATTTACTCTCCAAATACCCATTATTCATGATAGATTATGGGCAGATGCCGAGGCAATTTATCAAGGTGATCCCGCAGCAGAGAGCGTTGATGAGGTAATATTAGCTTATCCCGGATTTATGGCTATCTGCATCTATAGAATTGCTCACGAGCTTTATAAGCTAAACTTACCAATCATTCCAAGAATACTGACCGAACATGCACATGAAAAAACCGGAATTGATATTCATCCCGGTGCTAAAATCGGTTCACCGTTTTTTATAGATCATGGAACCGGAATAGTAATCGGCGAAACTTCGGAGATCGGAAAGAACGTAAAAATATATCAAGGTGTTACACTTGGCGCATTGAGCGTTGATAAATCACTTTCCCAAACAAAACGTCATCCGACTATTCATGATGATGTGATTATTTATTCTCAAGCTGTTATTCTTGGCGGAAAAACTGTAATCGGTGAAAAGAGCGTAATCGGCGGAAATGCATGGATAACTCAAAGCATTCCGGCAAATTCTATTGTTTATAATAAAAGTGAAGTGCGTGTTCGAAGTAACCAGGATTTTGAAGACACAATTGATTTCATAATCTAA
- a CDS encoding DUF2721 domain-containing protein, with product MDLFKDLTLNAVQIIQLMLAPAIMISACGLLLLGMNNKYSLVVNRIRLLNEEKRGLLITIGENRHTTDDNVRLESATIQISSLVYRAKLVRNAVLGYTTAVALFVITSLLLGISSVLSLEKLNYFIIISFLSGMLFVLIGVYFAGMETKKGYDIISYEVKAHE from the coding sequence ATGGATCTATTCAAAGATTTAACACTCAATGCAGTTCAAATTATTCAGCTCATGCTTGCGCCAGCCATAATGATTAGCGCGTGCGGATTACTATTACTCGGAATGAATAATAAATATTCACTTGTTGTTAATCGCATCCGTTTACTTAATGAAGAGAAAAGAGGTTTGCTTATAACCATCGGCGAGAACAGGCATACCACAGATGATAACGTACGGCTCGAAAGCGCGACTATTCAAATAAGTTCTCTTGTTTATAGAGCAAAATTAGTACGCAATGCCGTTTTGGGTTACACTACGGCAGTGGCTCTTTTCGTAATTACTTCTTTATTGCTCGGCATTTCTTCCGTACTCTCACTAGAAAAATTGAATTACTTTATCATAATTTCATTTTTATCGGGAATGTTATTTGTTCTCATCGGTGTATATTTTGCCGGAATGGAGACTAAGAAAGGGTACGATATAATTTCCTACGAAGTTAAGGCGCATGAGTAA
- a CDS encoding TM2 domain-containing protein — protein MANIYEILPEVMGEEQFYLSGLVKNMDDKQAQQFANIYRSRRKDPQTILLVTLVGFLGIAGIQRFLTDQIGLGILYFFTCGLCLIGTIIDLVNYKKIAFEYNQKEANQIMMMIKNM, from the coding sequence ATGGCTAACATTTACGAAATCCTACCAGAAGTCATGGGTGAAGAACAATTTTATCTTTCCGGTTTAGTTAAAAATATGGATGACAAACAGGCCCAACAGTTTGCGAATATTTACCGCTCAAGGAGAAAAGATCCGCAGACAATTCTACTTGTTACCTTAGTCGGTTTTCTTGGCATCGCCGGAATTCAAAGATTCTTAACAGACCAGATCGGATTGGGAATTCTTTATTTCTTTACATGCGGACTTTGTTTAATAGGCACCATTATCGATTTGGTTAATTACAAAAAAATAGCTTTTGAGTATAATCAGAAAGAAGCAAACCAAATAATGATGATGATTAAGAACATGTAG
- the thiS gene encoding sulfur carrier protein ThiS has product MKIILNHREEDLKTTKENLTINELLKLKKFSFTRLVVKLNGKLIKRENFDSASFQENDNVEIIHMISGG; this is encoded by the coding sequence ATGAAAATTATTTTAAATCACAGAGAAGAAGATTTAAAAACAACTAAAGAGAACTTGACCATCAATGAATTGCTGAAACTGAAAAAATTTTCATTCACACGGCTCGTTGTAAAACTGAACGGTAAATTAATCAAGCGTGAAAATTTTGACTCGGCATCATTTCAAGAAAACGATAATGTTGAAATTATTCATATGATTAGCGGGGGATAA
- a CDS encoding NAAT family transporter, with translation MDRIFQFSLLAFTSLFTMVTPFGVIPLFSTLTAEMSSGEVRKIALKGVATAFTIIVIFAFAGNFIFDFFHISINGLKIVGGVLFFMSGYDMLNAKIKSTKEEEGNHSEFMNDFAITPLGIPMICGPGTITVTIVLFSDARNLTEKAILFSVVIVVLLITFLMLVSSRKILSVLGHSGNKVFMRIMGLIVMMIAVELMFGGLTPLVREMFLVK, from the coding sequence ATGGATAGAATTTTTCAATTTAGTTTACTTGCTTTCACTTCACTATTTACAATGGTAACCCCGTTTGGAGTGATTCCGTTATTCAGCACACTTACTGCAGAGATGTCATCCGGTGAAGTAAGAAAGATTGCTCTCAAGGGCGTTGCCACCGCATTTACCATTATTGTAATATTTGCATTTGCCGGAAATTTTATCTTCGATTTTTTCCACATCTCTATTAACGGATTAAAGATCGTAGGCGGAGTACTTTTCTTTATGTCCGGCTATGATATGTTGAACGCCAAAATAAAAAGTACAAAAGAGGAAGAAGGAAACCATTCTGAATTCATGAACGATTTTGCGATTACACCGCTTGGCATTCCAATGATTTGCGGTCCCGGAACAATAACCGTAACAATAGTTCTTTTTAGCGATGCAAGAAATTTGACCGAGAAAGCTATTCTGTTTTCTGTTGTGATTGTTGTTCTTCTTATAACTTTCCTTATGCTTGTAAGCAGTAGAAAAATTCTCTCGGTGCTTGGCCATAGCGGCAACAAAGTGTTTATGCGAATTATGGGATTAATAGTTATGATGATTGCCGTCGAATTGATGTTTGGCGGATTAACTCCTTTGGTAAGAGAAATGTTTCTTGTTAAATGA